In Nanohaloarchaea archaeon SW_7_43_1, a single window of DNA contains:
- a CDS encoding copper-translocating P-type ATPase, with amino-acid sequence MFRKKFFISTALSIPVLLYSSFVQGLLNFSMPTVTGSSLVVPVFSIIVFAYGGFPFIKMGKNELENREPGMMALISLAIFVAFTYSMASLFLSGTSSFFWELVTLIDVMLLGHWIEMRSVRKASGALKELEKLMPDTAEKITDNGDTEEVKVSELLEGDKVLVRPGDSIPADGEVYEGESSVDESMITGESKPLNKSEGDEIIGGTVNNEGSLRIKITATGDETALSGIMGLVEEAQESESKSQKLADRAAGYLFYISLGSGLLTGIAWTLAVGFGLNMIERVVAVLVIACPHALGLAVPLVVSINTSMAAKNGILVRDRIAMEQARKLDSIVFDKTGTLTEGEQKVLNIEAENEENALRKMAAAESDSEHIIAQAIREKADEEGLEIPECSNFDSISGKGVKAEIEGEKVYVGGPNMLKHLGVEHDFKDFSQEAGERGRTVLYLVENNEVRAAVSLADKIRGESHETVGKLQDRGLEVAMLTGDSEDVAASVAEELGIDTYFAEVLPGDKDSKIQELQDKGKKVAMVGDGVNDAPALTRANAGIAIGSGTDVAIESAEVILVKNDPLAVVRLLNLSDLNYSKMVQNLFWATGYNALAIPLAAGLAAPIGIMLSPAVGAGIMSLSTVIVAINAQLMRRKSIEA; translated from the coding sequence ATGTTCAGAAAGAAATTCTTCATCTCCACAGCCCTATCAATACCAGTCCTACTTTACTCCTCATTTGTCCAAGGCTTACTCAACTTCTCAATGCCGACAGTCACGGGAAGCTCGCTCGTCGTACCGGTTTTTTCGATTATAGTCTTCGCTTATGGAGGCTTTCCGTTCATCAAAATGGGTAAAAATGAGTTAGAGAACCGGGAGCCTGGTATGATGGCACTTATTTCACTCGCCATCTTCGTTGCCTTTACTTATTCGATGGCGTCTCTGTTCCTCTCCGGAACCTCTAGTTTCTTCTGGGAACTGGTTACTCTTATTGATGTCATGCTTCTAGGCCACTGGATAGAGATGAGGTCCGTAAGAAAAGCCTCTGGAGCACTCAAAGAGCTTGAGAAGCTTATGCCAGATACCGCGGAAAAGATCACAGATAACGGGGACACCGAGGAAGTCAAGGTCTCAGAACTTCTGGAAGGTGACAAAGTTCTTGTAAGACCCGGTGACTCGATACCGGCGGACGGAGAAGTATACGAGGGCGAGTCCTCAGTTGATGAATCCATGATAACAGGCGAATCAAAGCCTCTCAATAAATCTGAGGGAGACGAGATCATAGGAGGAACTGTTAACAATGAAGGGTCTCTGAGGATCAAGATTACAGCGACAGGAGATGAGACCGCACTCTCAGGTATCATGGGTCTTGTGGAAGAGGCTCAGGAATCAGAATCAAAGTCCCAGAAGCTTGCGGACAGGGCAGCAGGATATCTCTTTTACATATCACTCGGATCAGGCCTTCTCACAGGTATAGCATGGACCCTAGCAGTCGGCTTCGGATTGAATATGATCGAACGAGTAGTTGCAGTTCTTGTAATCGCTTGTCCACACGCACTAGGCTTAGCCGTACCTCTTGTCGTATCGATAAATACTTCGATGGCAGCAAAGAACGGTATTCTGGTGCGTGACAGGATCGCAATGGAGCAGGCAAGGAAGCTGGATTCGATAGTCTTCGATAAGACAGGGACTCTCACAGAAGGAGAGCAAAAAGTACTAAATATAGAGGCAGAAAACGAAGAGAACGCATTGAGGAAGATGGCTGCAGCAGAATCTGACTCCGAACACATAATTGCACAGGCAATCAGAGAGAAAGCAGACGAGGAAGGCCTCGAAATTCCTGAATGCTCAAACTTTGACAGTATATCCGGTAAAGGCGTGAAGGCGGAAATTGAAGGTGAGAAGGTCTATGTCGGAGGACCTAACATGTTAAAGCATCTCGGAGTCGAACATGACTTCAAGGATTTCTCTCAAGAAGCGGGTGAGAGAGGCCGTACAGTACTTTACCTTGTGGAAAACAACGAGGTAAGGGCTGCAGTGTCATTGGCTGACAAGATACGTGGTGAGAGCCATGAAACGGTTGGAAAATTGCAGGATCGGGGGCTTGAGGTCGCGATGCTTACAGGAGACTCTGAAGACGTTGCAGCCTCTGTCGCTGAGGAACTGGGTATTGATACCTACTTTGCCGAGGTTTTACCTGGTGACAAGGATTCAAAGATTCAGGAGCTTCAGGATAAAGGGAAAAAGGTTGCCATGGTTGGTGACGGAGTGAACGATGCTCCAGCACTGACTCGTGCCAATGCTGGTATTGCTATTGGTTCAGGAACTGATGTGGCGATAGAATCCGCAGAAGTTATCCTGGTAAAAAACGATCCTCTAGCAGTTGTTAGACTGCTGAATTTATCTGATCTGAACTACAGCAAGATGGTCCAGAACCTCTTCTGGGCTACAGGTTACAACGCCCTGGCGATCCCTTTAGCAGCAGGTTTAGCAGCACCGATTGGGATTATGCTTTCACCAGCGGTCGGTGCAGGGATAATGTCGCTGAGTACTGTTATCGTAGCGATAAATGCACAATTAATGAGGAGAAAAAGCATTGAGGCCTAG